CTGAATGGTATCGCCAAACAACTTACCTTAGCTCAAGATATAGAAATCACCTTAGAAGCAAATCCTGGTACAGCAGAACAACAAAAATTTGCTAATTACTTTAGTCTTGGAATTAATCGTTTATCTATTGGTGTGCAAAGCTTTCATAGCACCCAACTACAAGCTCTAGGGCGTATCCATTCGGCACAAGAAGCGATAAAAGCGGTTGAAATGGCTCATCAAGCTGGCTTTACTCGCTTAAATCTCGACTTAATGCATGGTTTACCTGAACAAACACCTGAACAGGCTATTGCTGATTTACAACAAGCCATTGCTTTACAGCCTGATCATCTCTCTTGGTATCAATTAACCATCGAGCCTAATACTGCTTATTGGTCACATCCCCCTGTATTGCCAGAGGATGAAGCATTATGGGCTATCCAAGAGCAAGGGCAATCACTATTAGCAGAGAACGGTTTTCAACAATACGAAGTTTCCGCCTATGCTAAATCAACTAACGCTCAAGCCAAACATAACCTTAACTATTGGACTTTTGGTGATTTTATAGGTATAGGTGCAGGTGCGCATGGCAAACTAACCCAACTAGATGGCACTATTTACCGTAATTGGAAAACCCGTGTACCTAAAGACTATCTAGCGTCTAATAAACCTTCTCAAGCAGGCGAACGACGGCTAACGAATGAAGAACTACCTGTAGAATTTATGATGAATGCATTACGCCTTAAAGAAGGTGTACCTAGCCACTTTTTTACAGAACGTACTTACCTACCACTAGCCACTATTGATAAAATTTGCCAACAAGCAATACAAACTGGTTTATTAGCGGCTAACAATGAACGTTTAGTAGCTACCCCTCAAGGTTTTCTTTTCTTAAACAACTTATTGGAATATTTTTTAGATTAAATTATGGATACACTACTTGATTTTATTGTCACCCTTTCCCGTTGGTGTGATCGTCATCTAGATCAAATATCACTCGCCCTTGTTGCAGTACTACTGGTACTATTTGGGCTTAGTCTAGGCAAATACATCCAACGCTTAATTGGTACTATGAATATAGTATTCAGGGTTATTATTCTAGCTATCGTTTATATGGTAGTGTTTGGTCTTATTATTAACTATGTACCAGGACTCGTTAAACAACTACTAAGCTACTTGAATTATTACAGTTTATTCCCCATATTATTACTTATTATGGTGTTTATTGGCATGATTGCAGATAAGCGTTAACGCTTAAAAGCAACTTGCAGTTACTGCGTTTTCTGGTATAATACGCCACAATTTTCTGTGCGGTACCTAGTTTTTGTTAATACTAATTAAGTGGCGGCACGCTTACACTGAGGAAACTTAAATGAGACCTGATATCCATCCAAAATACGAAGCTATCAAAGCTACTTGTAGCTGTGGTAATGTTATTGAAACTGCTTCAACTTTATGCAAAGACATCACTATTGACGTATGCTCTGCTTGCCATCCTTTCTACACTGGCAAACAAAAAGTATTAGACACTGGTGGTCGTATTGATCGTTTCAAACAACGTTTTGGTGGTTTCGGTAAGAAATAAGCAATTCATTGTTCGAATCTCAAAAAGGCGTCTTACCAAAGACGCCTTTTTTGTTTTAATTCAGTGCTATAATTTGCCAGCTAATTTTTCTGCTAGGAGCATTTACCATGTCTACTGTAAGTCGTACTGATTTTGATCGTTATATCGTTCCTGTTTATTCTCCAGCTAGCTTTATTCCTGTTAAAGGGCAAGGTTCTAAAGTATGGGATCAGGAAGGACGAGAATATATAGACTTTACAGGTGGTATTGCAGTGAATGTACTAGGTCATGCCCACCCTGCTCTTGTTGAAGCCTTAACCGAACAAGCCCATAAACTTTGGCATGTTTCCAATATCTTTACTAATGAGCCTGCACTACAACTGGCTAAAAAACTAACTGAAGCTACCTTTGCTGATCGTGCATTCTTCTCCAACTCTGGTGCAGAAGCCAATGAAGCAGCACTTAAACTAGCCCGTCGATATGCCTATGATAACTTTGGTGAAGATAAATATGAAATTATCTCCACCCTTAATAGCTTTCATGGTCGCACCTACTTCACTGTAAGCACCGGTGGCCAAGCCAAATACTCCAGTGGCTTTGGCCCTAAAATTGAAGGCATTAAACATGTAGCTTATAATGATTTAGCCGCAATGGAAGCCGCTATTTCTGATAAAACCTGTGCGGTAATTCTTGAACCTATTCAAGGTGAAAGTGGTGTTTTACCAGCAGATCAAGCTTATTTAGAAGGTGTTAGAAAGCTTTGTGATAAACACAATGCCTTACTAATCTTTGATGAAGTACAAACAGGTATGGGACGCACTGGCAAGCTATTTGCCTATATGCATTACAATGTAATTCCCGATATTTTAACCAATGCTAAATGTTTAGGTGGCGGCTTCCCTATTGGCGCTATGCTTACCAAAGAACATATAGCTAAAAGTTTTTCAGTAGGCGTACATGGTACAACCTATGGTGGTAATCCATTAGCCTGTGCTGTCGCTAACAAAGTAGTTGATATTGTAAACACTACTGAAGTATTAAATGGCGTAGAAATCCGTCGTGCCCTATTCCAACAAGAGTTAGAACGTATTGGTAAACAATACAATATCTTCTCGCTAGTACGTGGCAAAGGCTTATTAATTGGTTGTGTACTTACTCCAGAATGGAAAGAACGTACTAAAGAAATTATACAAGCGGCTGAGCAACAGGGCTTAATGCTATTACAAGCAGGCCCAGAAGTTATTCGCCTAGCCCCTAGCCTAATTATTGAAGAAGCCGATATTAAAGAAGGCTTAAAACGCTTTGAACAAGCTATCCAAAAGTTAGCTTAACTATTATTTATTAAGAGAATAGATTATGAACGAAACAATTGAATTACTACTAGAAGACGCTGATGGCAATACCCAAAAAACCAACTGTGGCCGCTTTGCTATTATTCTAAATGGCAAAGAACTTTGGGTACAAAATATTGGCGGCCAATTATTTATTGG
This portion of the Entomomonas sp. E2T0 genome encodes:
- the hemW gene encoding radical SAM family heme chaperone HemW — encoded protein: MSQAITLPPLSLYIHIPWCVRKCPYCDFNSHATKGELPEQEYITALLADLALEVDAAQQRPIQSIFIGGGTPSLFSADSFELLLNGIAKQLTLAQDIEITLEANPGTAEQQKFANYFSLGINRLSIGVQSFHSTQLQALGRIHSAQEAIKAVEMAHQAGFTRLNLDLMHGLPEQTPEQAIADLQQAIALQPDHLSWYQLTIEPNTAYWSHPPVLPEDEALWAIQEQGQSLLAENGFQQYEVSAYAKSTNAQAKHNLNYWTFGDFIGIGAGAHGKLTQLDGTIYRNWKTRVPKDYLASNKPSQAGERRLTNEELPVEFMMNALRLKEGVPSHFFTERTYLPLATIDKICQQAIQTGLLAANNERLVATPQGFLFLNNLLEYFLD
- a CDS encoding DUF3392 domain-containing protein — its product is MDTLLDFIVTLSRWCDRHLDQISLALVAVLLVLFGLSLGKYIQRLIGTMNIVFRVIILAIVYMVVFGLIINYVPGLVKQLLSYLNYYSLFPILLLIMVFIGMIADKR
- the rpmE gene encoding 50S ribosomal protein L31; its protein translation is MRPDIHPKYEAIKATCSCGNVIETASTLCKDITIDVCSACHPFYTGKQKVLDTGGRIDRFKQRFGGFGKK
- a CDS encoding aspartate aminotransferase family protein — translated: MSTVSRTDFDRYIVPVYSPASFIPVKGQGSKVWDQEGREYIDFTGGIAVNVLGHAHPALVEALTEQAHKLWHVSNIFTNEPALQLAKKLTEATFADRAFFSNSGAEANEAALKLARRYAYDNFGEDKYEIISTLNSFHGRTYFTVSTGGQAKYSSGFGPKIEGIKHVAYNDLAAMEAAISDKTCAVILEPIQGESGVLPADQAYLEGVRKLCDKHNALLIFDEVQTGMGRTGKLFAYMHYNVIPDILTNAKCLGGGFPIGAMLTKEHIAKSFSVGVHGTTYGGNPLACAVANKVVDIVNTTEVLNGVEIRRALFQQELERIGKQYNIFSLVRGKGLLIGCVLTPEWKERTKEIIQAAEQQGLMLLQAGPEVIRLAPSLIIEEADIKEGLKRFEQAIQKLA